The Chitinophaga caeni genome segment GTGTGAATAAATGTATGGCCGATGATTTTTTTTATAGAATAAATTGAATAGTAATGCTGCTGTATTTTCGTTAGGATAAGTTAATTCAAATTCTTTACGTTTATTATTAAGGTTAAAAATCTCGAAACTATTTTTGTTTATATATTCCCTGCTTACAATTACCATGGTATCATTTATCATGGAATACTGCAAGGGTTGATCGGTGTACAGATCGATGACTTCCCCGGTCAGTTTCTTTTCAACTTTAAAATCATTTATATCAAAATATTGAATCGTAGAACGGGTACCTTGATGACATGAATAAAGTATAATAGAAATTAAGAGCAATAAGAAGGGTCTCATGATAGAAAAATGTTGATTCGATAAATATTGATATGTATTTATATTGTTAAATACAGCATATAGTTAGGTTATTCAGCATATAGTAATATGCCGTTACATCTGTTGATTTCAATATGTTTTCTTGTTATTTACAAATACAGTTGTTATACCAATCAGGATGGTAAGTTTTAGTTACTAGGAAATATATATTGAATGCCGTATCAATATATACACACTTCTTCATGCATTTATAAAGCGAATATAAATGATAAAGTGTTATCAATATCTTAAAAAAAAGGCAGGCTAGCATGTAATGCTGACCTGCCTTTATATAAATTATTTGCTAAGACTTGGTTATTGAGCAATTTGCTTCAACCTTTCCCGCACGTATTTGTCGACCTCTGCATTTCTATCTTCACTGTTATTGGCTTCTTTCAAGTATAATTGGTAATATCTTTTCGCAGCTTTAGGTAGGTTCATCTTGCTATCATATATAGTGGCAATAGCGTAGGGAGTATAAGTGCCGCGGTTCATATAGTACGCTGTATCAAATTGTTTGATAGCTGTTCTGTATTGTTTCATTTGATTGAAATTATTCCCTAACGCGGAATAATAATTTCCCAGCGCATCGCTTTTGGTTTCTTCAATACAAGCTAGCAAAAGCTCGTTGCTTTTATCGTAATCATGTAATTCGGTATAGGAGAGTGCCGCGTAATACTTGACCAGCGCCGGGGCGGTTTTGAAGTACTCAAGATATTCGAAGGTTTTAATACAATCTTTATATTCTTTTAAATAGTAATTGGCTACCGCAACGTACTGAAATGCTGATGGCGACACTATATGCAGGTTTACTAATACATCCCCGAAGCTTACGACCCTTTTCATATCTTTTTGATTGTAGGCTGAACGGATCGCTACATTAATAATACTAAGTTGAGACGAATCTGTAAATAGGTATCGATTTAATATGCTATCAGCATATTTATAGTCTTTTTTATCAATTAAAATATCAGCTAAAGCACTTACGACGCGGGCGTCTTTATTATTTAGCTGGTACGCGGTTTGATAATTGGCAAAGGCTGAATCGGGCTGTTGCAGCTTGCTATAAATACTCCCCATTTGCTTGTAATAGTAATAATTGGCAGGGTTGATTTCAACCAGTTTTTGATAATAATCCACCGCCCGTTCAAACTCCTCGTTATTAGAATAGATCAAGGCAATATACTGTAAGGCTTGGATATTGCTGGAATCGAGATCTAATACCTGCTGGTAAGTGTTTCTTGAAATATTAGTTTGACCGTTAACATAGTATGTGTATGCAAGCAGGTTTAGATCTTTCACCGAATTGGAATCATACCTCGGCAATATGTATTGCAGCGCATCCCCGTATTGCTGCATCTGCATATAATCCATTACAACCGACCTGTCAATGCCGGCTTCCTGCGCCGCTGCGGGCGCACTTACGAAGATCGAAAGCAAAATAATAGCTAGGTTCCTGGTGATTTTATTCATCTTAACTAATTTTTTAGTTTATTAAAACTAAGGAATTAGTTTG includes the following:
- a CDS encoding tetratricopeptide repeat protein — its product is MNKITRNLAIILLSIFVSAPAAAQEAGIDRSVVMDYMQMQQYGDALQYILPRYDSNSVKDLNLLAYTYYVNGQTNISRNTYQQVLDLDSSNIQALQYIALIYSNNEEFERAVDYYQKLVEINPANYYYYKQMGSIYSKLQQPDSAFANYQTAYQLNNKDARVVSALADILIDKKDYKYADSILNRYLFTDSSQLSIINVAIRSAYNQKDMKRVVSFGDVLVNLHIVSPSAFQYVAVANYYLKEYKDCIKTFEYLEYFKTAPALVKYYAALSYTELHDYDKSNELLLACIEETKSDALGNYYSALGNNFNQMKQYRTAIKQFDTAYYMNRGTYTPYAIATIYDSKMNLPKAAKRYYQLYLKEANNSEDRNAEVDKYVRERLKQIAQ